Proteins encoded in a region of the Athene noctua chromosome 4, bAthNoc1.hap1.1, whole genome shotgun sequence genome:
- the LOC141959631 gene encoding centrosomal protein of 164 kDa-like — MAGPTVCIGNQIILGDDYNETYIPSEQDIWDYAREIGINPEREPELLWLARDGIVAPLPPEWKACQDITGNIYYFNFTNGQSMWDHPCDDHYRELVIQEREKLLAQGSLKKKEKKKEKKEKKEKKEKKEKKGKKSLKQPTPSGTLLAPVQVPPRNLAPLRGLAGPPAALRGALSSDAPSLADSSLVAKGGTQPAETCKPTSQTKKLLSLVCEEQSSLDMAALDRGRNKEDESGKESLRGTALLFKNLYMAVRALGGNFNSEENSRAEEEECGGQLAAGPDAQHPRRPAEEAGRPREAKEMGEEEKDQSKAGVEDEQSKRTKAAESERDQSACETPEDKSFTLEMLSLEDAMVWETEEGSLDSLIDLEELAAPQKVQPEFEIEHEGSFNQPGQEYLDEITKELEVELKQEKMHFLQTKQEKIQQFQEEMKQQQEEEEARKLHLQKEQSLRTLREDLAKAAEEEESRVRKEETERLSKLRAKITSETEAEMEKIRAEHEVTLRKLRGEWESQQVVEKESLERQQRLLLEKMKLEMKEAQQKEMTELEQENEQFLSELKERLDREKKKAVEELEKQFATELQQLKSAAEEKHHKVISSLQTQLAEARRSEEAQLHEDLQRAEQKAQQKARQVTEYERELSELMREKRQDVEKDHERRMERMKEEHQEALARIRDQYEEEERKQRAELLEGLRSEGARLRQLHEAEMKSLQVELDERLAVLQCRHREKERKLQDSENELEMRMKNIKARSVQLLSQEESLRKKRQQLLDEDRQAELERDESCFGSQLQLEESRKEHTSLLESTRQLRRSLEELQDQKAELEAHVDLLQTQSQRLQKCISELEAAVRSKQETLKELEAEESVESPRGKAELHVEDLRETLQAHSSREPASPPSQSHENSDLQFDHVRSFISAEGISIRNAKEFLVRQTRSMKKRHTALRAAKQQWHQDLQKAREAAQDPDSSQLLDGVRKNLEEEAKQLDKMKLAMWKGQALLKKKEEKLSQLESSLLEELSDEDMLKSAARKKMVTFDLSSSEDTNSTSSVNLHQPSFDLRTNLQPAPPLDKIQCLRKSVQHISNELNGVLDILGSLNNCQSPLFTSTPCDSIPLSTYTSLAGLEAGGSLGAPAGLSLVDQRPWSTGLSSGRSFAAGQSADSILAEKYRRYFPGGLPLLSGSSKPPDNKLGYVSAEEQIRLFQRSRSQSRESDKRSIQDMIETSKKWLEDFKRDSKVPLLTGAQKLPASTPSLLQLGLDENRRIKVYRY, encoded by the exons ATGGCAGGACCAACGGTGTGCATTGGTAACCAGATCATTCTGGGGGACGATTACAATGAGACGTACATTCCCAGCGAGCAAG ATATCTGGGATTATGCACGGGAGATCGGGATCAACCCTGAGAGGGAACcggagctgctgtggctggccAGGGACGGCATCGTGGCCCCATTGCCACCCGAGTGGAAGGCCTG CCAGGATATCACTGGTAACATCTATTACTTCAACTTCACTAACGGCCAGTCCATGTGGGACCACCCCTGCGATGATCACTACAGAGAGCTCGTCATTCAGGAGCGAGAGAAactgctggcacagggcagcttgaaaaagaaagagaagaagaaagaaaagaaagaaaagaaagagaagaaagagaagaaagagaagaaggggaagaagtcCCTGAAGCAACCCACT CCCTCAGGCACTCTGCTTGCTCCCGTCCAGGTGCCCCCCAGGAACCTTGCGCCGCTGCGGGGCCTCGCGGGGCCTCCGGCCGCCCTCCGTGGCGCCCTGAGCTCGGACGCGCCCAGCTTGGCGGACTCCAGCCTCGTGGCCAAAGGAGGGACACAG CCTGCGGAGACCTGTAAGCCCACCAGCCAGACCAAGAAGTTGCTGAGCTTGGTCTGTGAAGAGCAGAGTTCCTTGGATATGGCGGCCCTGGATAGAGGGAGGAACAAAGAGGACGAAAGCGGGAAGGAG AGTCTCCGTGGGACAGCGCTTCTGTTCAAAAACCTGTACATGGCTGTCAGAGCCCTGGGAGGCAACTTCAACTCTGAG GAgaacagcagagcagaggaggaagagtGTGGTGGCCAGTTAGCTGCTGGACCTGATGCCCAGCACCCGAGGAGGCCTGCAGAGGAAGCTGGCAGACCGAGAGAG GCCAAGGagatgggagaagaggaaaaagaccAAAGCAAAGCCGGTGTAGAGGACGAGCAAAGCAAAAGAACAAAAGCTGCGGAGAG TGAGAGAGATCAAAGTGCTTGTGAAACACCAGAAGATAAGAGTTTCACTTTAGAAATGCTCAGTCTGGAGGATGCCATGGTCTGGGAGACGGAGGAGGGATCGCTGGATAGCCTGATCGATCTGGAGGAGCTTGCTGCCCCGCAGAAAGT GCAACCCGAGTTTGAAATCGAACATGAGGGGTCCTTCAACCAGCCTGGTCAAGAATACTTGGACGAAATCACCAAGGAGCTGGAGGTGGAGCTCAAGCaggagaaaatgcatttcttgcAAACAAAGCAGGAGAAAATTCAGCAATTCCAGGAGGagatgaagcagcagcaggaggaggaggaagccagaAAGCTTCATCTGCAAAAAGAACAATCCCTCAG GACTCTAAGAGAAGATTTGGCAAAGGCTGCTGAGGAGGAAGAGTCGCGTGTCCGGAAGGAAGAAACCGAGAGGCTCTCAAAGCTGCGAGCCAAAATCACCTCAGAGACCGAGGCTGAGATGGAGAAGATCAG GGCGGAGCACGAGGTGACACTGCGGAAGCTCCGAGGGGAGTGGGAATCCCAGCAGGTGGTGGAGAAGGAGAGCCTGGAGAGGCAGCAGCGGCTGCTTCTGGAGAAAATGAAGCTGGAAATGAAGGAAGCTCAGCAGAAAGAGATGACTGAGCTGGAACAAGAGAATGAACAATTCCTGAGTGAGCTCAAGGAGAGAttggacagagagaagaagaag GCAGTAGAAGAGCTAGAGAAACAGTTTGCAACTGAACTCCAGCAGCTGAAGTCTGCGGCAGAAGAGAAGCATCATAAG GTCATTTCCAGCCTGCAAACCCAGCTGGCAGAGGCACGGCGGAGCGAGGAGGCTCAGCTGCACGAAGACTTGCAGAGAGCGGAGCAGAAAGCGCAGCAAAAGGCCCGTCAAGTCACGGAGTACGAACGCGAG CTCAGCGAGCTAATGAGGGAGAAACGCCAGGACGTGGAAAAAGACCATGAGAGGAGAATggagaggatgaaggaggagcaCCAGGAGGCCCTGGCGCGGATTCGGGATCAGTACGAGGAGGAG gagagaaagcaaagagcagagctgctggagggcCTGCGAAGCGAGGGGGCACGTCTCCGGCAGCTTCACGAAGCGGAGATGAAGTCTCTGCAGGTGGAGCTGGATGAGCGGCTCGCTGTGCTGCAGTGCAGGCACAGGGAGAAG GAAAGAAAACTCCAGGATTCGGAAAATGAGCTTGAAATGCGCATGAAGAACATCAAAGCCAGATCAGTGCAGCTCCTTAGCCAG GAA GAGTctctgaggaagaaaaggcagcagctgctggatgaggaCAGACAGGCTGAGCTAGAAAGAGATG aaagctgCTTTGGTTCTCAGCTTCAGCTagaggagagcaggaaggagcaCACTAGCCTCCTTGAGTCCACCCGGCAGCTGCGTAGgtctctggaggagctgcaggaccaGAAGGCTGAGCTGGAGGCCCACGTGGACTTGTTACAGACCCAAAGCCAGAGGCTGCAGAAATGCATCAG TGAGCTGGAGGCAGCTGTCAGGAGCAAACAAGAGACTCTGAAAGAACTGGAGGCAGAAGAAAGCGTGGAATCTCCGAGAGGGAAAGCTGAGCTCCATGTGGAAGACCTGAGAGAAACTCTTCAAGCT CACTCATCCAGAGAACCTGCTTCCCCACCCTCCCAAAGCCATGAGAACAGCGACCTGCAGTTTGATCA TGTCAGGAGCTTCATCTCTGCGGAAGGGATCTCCATCAGGAACGCCAAGGAGTTCCTGGTGCGCCAGACCCGCTCCATGAAGAAGAGGCACACGGCGCTGCGAGCTGCCAAGCAGCAGTGGCACCAGGACCTGCAGAAAGCCCGGGAGGCGGCGCAGGATCCCGACAGCTCCCAGCTCCTGGACGGCGTGCGCAAGAACCTGGAAGAG GAAGCAAAGCAGCTGGACAAGATGAAGTTGGCTATGTGGAAAGGGCAGGCGctgctgaagaagaaagaggagaagctGAGCCAGCTGGAGTCCTCGCTGCTGGAGGAG CTTTCGGATGAAGATATGCTGAAGAGTGCTGCCCGCAAGAAGATGGTGACTTTTGACCTCAGCAGCTCTGAGGACACCAACAGCACGTCCAGTGTAAATCTGCACCAGCCCAGCT TTGATTTGAGAACCAATTTACAGCCTGCCCCCCCGTTGGACAAGATCCAGTGCTTGAGAAAATCGGTGCAGCACATCTCTAATGAACTCAACGGGGTCCTCGACATCCTGGGCTCGCTGAACAATTGCCAGTCTCCACTCTTCACCTCGACGCCCTGCGACAGCATCCCTCTGTCTACATATACCTCCTTGGCAGGACTGGAGGCCGGGGGATCCCTGGGGGCCCCCGCCGGGCTGTCTCTGGTGGACCAGAGGCCCTGGAGCactgggctgagctctgggcgCTCTTTTGCAGCGGGACAGTCAGCAGACAGCATCCTGGCAGAGAAATATCGCAGGTATTTCCCAG GGGGGTTGCCGTTGCTCAGTGGAAGTTCCAAGCCTCCGGACAACAAGCTGGGATACGTTTCTGCAGA GGAGCAAATACGGCTCTTCCAGCGCTCCCGGTCCCAGAGCCGAGAGTCGGACAAGAGGAGTATTCAAGACATGATTGAGACCAGCAAGAAATGGCTGGAAGACTTCAAGAGGGATTCAAAAGT CCCTCTCCTCACAGGTGCGCAGAAGctgcctgccagcacccccagcctgctgcaGCTCGGCCTGGATGAAAACAGACGAATTAAAGTGTACCGTTACTGA